The proteins below come from a single Orcinus orca chromosome 6, mOrcOrc1.1, whole genome shotgun sequence genomic window:
- the ANXA1 gene encoding annexin A1, giving the protein MAMVNEFLKQAWFIDNDEQEYIKTVKGSKGGPGSSVSPYPSFNPSSDVEALHKAITAKGVDEATIIEILTKRNNAQRQQIKAAYLQEKGKPLDEALKKALTGHLETVALALLKTPAQFDADELRAAMRGAGTDEDTLNEILASRTNKEIKEINRVYKEELKRDLAKDITSDTSGEYRKALLSLAKGERCEDLAVDDDLADTDARALYEAGEKRKGTDVNVFTTILTTRSPCHLRRVFQKYSKFSKHDMNKVLDLELKGDIEKCLTVIVKCATSKSMFFAEKLHQAMKGIGTRHKTLIRIMVSRSEIDMNDIKACYQKLYGISLCQAILDETKGDYEKILVSLCAGD; this is encoded by the exons ATGGCAATGGTAAATGAATTTCTCAAGCAGGCCTGGTTTATTGACAATGACGAGCAGGAATACATT AAAACTGTGAAAGGATCCAAAGGTGGTCCTGGGTCATCAGTGAGCCCCTACCCTAGCTTTAATCCATCCTCAGATGTTGAGGCCTTGCATAAAGCAATCACAGCTAAAG GTGTGGATGAAGCAACCATCATTGAAATTCTGACTAAGAGAAACAATGCCCAGCGTCAGCAGATCAAAGCAGCCTATCTCCAGGAAAAAGGAAAG CCCCTGGATGAAGCTCTGAAGAAAGCCCTCACAGGTCACCTTGAGACAGTTGCTTTGGCTCTGTTGAAAACTCCAGCCCAGTTTGATGCTGATGAGCTCCGTGCTGCCATGCGG GGCGCTGGAACTGATGAAGACACTCTGAATGAAATTTTGGCATCAAGAActaacaaagaaatcaaagaaattaacAGAGTCTATAAAGAAG aacTGAAGAGAGATCTGGCTAAAGACATCACCTCAGACACATCTGGAGAGTATCGGAAGGCTTTGCTTTCTCTTGCTAAG GGTGAACGATGTGAGGATCTTGCCGTGGATGATGACTTGGCTGATACGGATGCCAGG GCCTTATATGaagcaggagaaaaaagaaaagggacagaTGTTAATGTGTTCACCACCATTCTTACCACCAGAAGCCCTTGCCATCTTCGCAGAg tGTTTCAGAAGTACTCCAAGTTCAGTAAGCATGACATGAACAAAGTTCTGGACCTGGAGCTGAAAGGTGACATCGAGAAATGCCTCACAGTTATTG TGAAGTGTGCCACAAGCAAATCAATGTTCTTTGCTGAGAAGCTTCATCAGGCCATGAAG GGTATTGGAACTCGTCATAAGACACTGATCAGGATTATGGTTTCCCGTTCTGAAATCGACATGAATGACATCAAAGCATGCTATCAGAAGTTGTATGGCATCTCTCTCTGCCAAGCCATCCTG GATGAAACCAAGGGAGATTATGAAAAAATCCTGGTGTCTCTCTGTGCAGGAGACTAA